Proteins encoded in a region of the Carassius carassius chromosome 49, fCarCar2.1, whole genome shotgun sequence genome:
- the LOC132132655 gene encoding trace amine-associated receptor 13c-like produces the protein MAYETEDHETQYCFPAINSSCIKGKRSSHEYNIIYMFVLLLSAWTVFLNLLVIISISHFKKLHTPTNLIILSLAVADMLIGLIVIPVEGIKQIETCWYFGDTYCGLFVITVRLLLSTSLCNLILIAVDRFMAVCYSLLYPQKITTTKTLISICLCWLCCSVYNTWYVISNGYFNTSDKTLCYGQCIVLITNAWKFIDLIFSFLFPCTVIITAYFRIFYVVQRQVKVINSQMNGVKCVMEVSVRRKSERKAALTLGIIVTAYLLCWIPFYICSLTKTTAISSTTMTFLTWTFHINSGLNPIVYALFYRWFKISVKHILTFRIFQPASSLIDIFTDYYS, from the coding sequence ATGGCCTATGAGACAGAGGATCATGAGACTCAGTACTGCTTTCCTGCCATCAACTCATCATGTATCAAGGGAAAACGCTCTAGTCATGAATACAATATCATTTATATGTTTGTATTATTGCTGTCAGCATGGACTGTGTTTCTGAACCTGCTGGTGATCATCTCCATCTCTCACTTCAAGAAGCTTCACACTCCAACCAATCTAATTATTCTCTCTCTGGCAGTGGCTGACATGCTTATTGGACTAATTGTGATACCTGTAGAGGGCATCAAGCAAATTGAGACATGTTGGTACTTTGGAGACACTTACTGTGGACTGTTTGTGATAACCGTTAGGTTGCTCCTTTCTACATctctttgtaatttaattttaattgctgTAGATCGCTTTATGGCTGTGTGTTACTCTTTACTATACCCGCAGAAAATAACCACAACTAAAACTTTAATAAGCATCTGTCTCTGCTGGTTATGCTGTTCAGTTTACAATACTTGGTATGTAATTAGTAACGGATATTTTAACACATCAGACAAAACACTGTGTTATGGCCAGTGTATTGTTTTGATAACTAATGCTTGGAAATTCATTGATttgattttttcctttttatttccaTGTACTGTGATCATCACAGCATATTTTAGGATATTTTATGTTGTGCAAAGGCAAGTGAAAGTTATTAACTCTCAAATGAACGGTGTAAAATGTGTAATGGAAGTTTCAGTGAGGAGGAAATCTGAgagaaaagctgctctgacattAGGAATCATTGTGACAGCTTATCTGCTTTGCTGGATTCCATTCTACATCTGTTCTCTAACAAAAACCACAGCAATCTCTTCCACTACAATGACATTTCTAACATGGACCTTCCATATAAACTCAGGTCTGAATCCTATTGTCTATGCTTTATTTTACCGCTGGTTTAAAATATCAGTTAAACACATTCTAACTTTTAGAATATTTCAGCCAGCATCCTCGCTGATTGACATTTTTACAGATTATTATTCATGA
- the LOC132132712 gene encoding trace amine-associated receptor 13c-like, which yields MIAQYSEQNKLLTGGDSFMAYETEDHEIQYCFPAINSSCTKGKRSSFEYNFIYMFVLLLSAWTVFLNLLVIISISHFKKLHTPTNLIILSLAVADMLVGLIVIPIEGIKQIETCWYFGDTYCGLFVIIVRLLLITSLSNLVLIAVDRYMAVCHPLLYPQKMTTTKTLISICLCWFCCSVYIICFVISNGYFNMSDKTLCYGQCIVLITPAWRFIDLIVSFLFPCIVIITAYLKIFYVVQRQVKVINSQIYGVTCVVDISVRRKSESKAALTLGIIVTAYLLCWIPFYICSLTKNTAISSTTLTFLTWTFHINSGLNPIVYALFYSWFKISVKHILTLRILQPASSMMDIFTDCH from the coding sequence ATGATAGCACAGTACAGCGAGCAGAACAAACTTCTAACAGGAGGAGACTCATTCATGGCCTATGAGACAGAGGATCATGAGATTCAATACTGCTTTCCTGCCATCAACTCATCATGTACCAAGGGAAAACGCTCCAGTTTTGAATATAATTTCATCTATATGTTTGTATTATTGCTGTCAGCATGGACTGTGTTTCTGAACCTGCTGGTGATCATCTCCATCTCTCACTTCAAGAAGCTTCACACTCCAACCAACCTGATCATTCTCTCTCTAGCTGTGGCCGACATGCTTGTTGGACTTATTGTAATACCCATAGAGGGCATCAAACAAATTGAGACATGTTGGTACTTTGGAGACACTTACTGTGGACTGTTTGTGATCATCGTTAGGTTGCTCCTTATTACATCTCTTAGTAATTTGGTATTAATTGCTGTGGATCGCTATATGGCTGTGTGTCACCCTTTACTCTACCCACAGAAAATGACCACAACTAAAACTTTAATAAGCATCTGTCTCTGCTGGTTTTGCTGTTCAGTTTACATTATTTGCTTTGTAATAAGTAATGGATATTTTAATATGTCAGACAAAACACTGTGTTACGGCCAGTGTATTGTTTTGATTACACCTGCTTGGAGATTTATTGATTTGAtcgtttcttttttatttccttGTATTGTGATCATTACTGCATATTTGAAGATATTTTATGTTGTGCAACGGCAAGTAAAAGTTATTAACTCTCAAATCTATGGTGTAACATGTGTAGTGGACATTTCAGTGAGGAGGAAATCTGAGAGCAAAGCTGCTCTGACATTAGGAATCATTGTGACAGCTTATCTACTTTGCTGGATTCCATTCTACATCTGTTCTCTAACAAAAAACACAGCAATCTCTTCCACTACATTGACATTTCTAACATGGACTTTTCATATAAACTCAGGTCTAAATCCTATTGTCTATGCTTTATTTTACAGCTGGTTTAAAATTTCAGTTAAACACATTCTAACTCTTAGAATTCTTCAGCCAGCATCCTCTATGATGGACATTTTTACAGACTGTCATTAA